Below is a genomic region from Gemmatimonadaceae bacterium.
ACGTCCTTCTCGATTCCCTGGACAACATGACCTACTCGTTCGACTCGGCGCGCGACAACAGGTTCACCGAGCAGCCGCAGGATCTGATGCTCACTCCCAAGGCGCCGCAGGACATGAACTTCCGCGAGCTGGGGCGATTCATCAGGGCGATGGAGCGCTCGGGCGCCGATGTCAACGTGCTCAAGGTCGAGCAGATGCTGAAGATCGTGATCCCGATCACCAGCGTGATAATCCTGCTGTTCGCGGCATCGCTCGCCACGAGCACGCAGCGCGGAGGAGCCGCCTACGGCGTGGGTCTCGCGCTCGGAACCACGGTGATCTTCATCTTCCTCGTGCAGCTCACGAAGGGGCTCGGCGGGAACGGTCTGATTCCGCCGGAGATCGCTGCGTGGACGCCGAGCATCGTATTCGGCTTGCTCGGCGTGATCCTTTTCGCGAGGGTCCGCACCTGACGCGCGCGCTCAAGACACTTTTCGCGCGCATCGGCGAGCGGGGGTATTTCCTTCGCGACATCGGGCGCGGCTTTCGGGATCCGAAGACGTACGGCGCGGAGACGATCCGCCAGATGAGAAACATCGGCGTGGATTCCCTTCCGCTCGCGGCGATCGTAGCGGCGTTCATCGGCGCGGTAACGGCGTTCCAGACGAGGTATCAGCTGTTCGGTGGGGTGCAGCTTTCGGTCGTCGGTCTGATATCGCGCCAGTCCATCATCCTCGAGCTCGGGCCGCTGCTGACGGCACTGGTGCTCACGGGACGAGTCGGGGCGCGCATCACGGCCGAGATCGGGACGATGCGCGTCACGGAGCAGATAGACGCGCTGGAGACGCTGGCGTACGATCCGATTGCGTATCTGGTGGTGCCGCGACTCATCGCTGCGATCATCATGGTGCCGATCCTGACGATCCTCGCCAATGCGATCGGCGTGGGGACGGCGTTCATGACGGCGGTCCTCGCGACTGACGTGACGAGCGCCGCGTTCTCCGAGGGACTGCGGCTGGCGTTCGCCCCGTTCCAGATCGTGTACAGTATCATTAAGGCCACGGCCTTCGGTGGAGCGATCGCCTTCTTCTGCTCCTACGAAGGGTACAACACGACCGCGGGCGCCGAGGGAGTCGGGCGCAGCACGGCGCAGGCCGTGGTCATCACATCCGTGGCAATCCTCGTTCTGGATGCGCTCACCGCACTCCTGCTCGCACCTTACCTACAGGCATGAAGAAACGCGACGACGTACTCGTTGGAATCGTAATGGCGGTCGCACTAATCGTGGCGATCATCGGCTCACTCTGGCTGGCGCGCGGTGGCCTCTCCAAGGGCTATGCGCTGTACGCCAAATTCCCCTGGTCATCGGGTCTCAAGCAGGGACAGCCGGTGCTGCTCGCCGGCGTGAACGTCGGCTACGTGGACCAAGTCGAGCTTCGCCAGGACGGAACGGTTCTCACGACTTTCCGCGTCGGGGATCAGTACAAGGTTCCGCAGGGAACTGTCGCGACTGTGATTCCGAACGGAATCTTCGGGGACATGGCGATCGCGCTCACCCCGAGGACGCCGAATTCGCTGTTTATTCCGAAGAACGACACGGTGGCGGTGGGCCCGAGCGCGCCGGGCCTCGCACAGCTCACGGGCAAAGCCGATTCAATCTCGACTTCGGTCAACGCGATAACGACGGCATTACAGAAGGAGCTCGTCGCATCGGGTGGCATCACCGATCTGCGCCGCAGCCTGGCGGCGTCGAATCAGCTCATGGTCAGCATGAACCGGCTGGTTTCGGAGTTCAGCGTCATCGCCGCGGAGCAGAACCGGCAGCTCACCGCCACCCAGGTGTCGCTTCGAAGCGCGACGTCAGGCGTCGATTCGGCGAAGATCGACTCGACTCTCAGGAACGTGCGCGAAACTTCCGCGAACATGGCGGTGCTGACGGCCGACTTCAGGAAGACGAGTACCCGGCTGGATTCGATCGTGAACAAGGTCAATCAGGGCACGGGCACCGTCGGACTCGCGCTCAACGATCCCGGCGCGTACAACGATGTCCGCGCATTGATTCAGCACATGGATTCGATACTCGTGGATTTGAAGCGCAATCCGCGGCGGTATATCAACCTCAAAATCTTCTAGAAGACCGTTACCCGCTACCCGCTACCCGCTGCCCGCTACCCATGCCACCGCGTCCATACGACGATGGCAGCGCAGTCGTTGGGATTGGGGCTGAACTCGGGGGGCACGGTGGCAATGCCGTGGTATACCTCAATCGCCTCGATATCGAGCGGGCTCAGCGAGAAGTAATCCCTGAACGGGTCGTGACTGCGAATACCGTCTATGTATACGTTGACCGTTTCGCAGCGCAGGAACTGGACTGACGGGGTATTCCCGCGATACCGGACGCGAACGCCGGTGACCATGCGTAGCAGGTCTTCCGATTTCTGCGCGTTTCTCGCGTCAATGATCTCGCGCGTCAGAAATGTCCCGAGACCCTGCGACCTCCTTCTATAGAAGTCGTCGAATCGCCCGGTCCTGGCGTAGCGCTCCGGCTTCAGAGCGCTCGCGCGCACAACCACCTTCTTCAGGTCGGCGGCGACCGACTTGAGCTGGTAGCGCGCATCCCGACTCACGCCAGGAGTGACGGAGATCGGTATGGACAGCTCGGAGAATCCGAGACGCCTGATGCGCAGCACGGCCTTGCCGGTTGGTACCGCGACGAGCACCACTCTTCCCGCGTCGTCGGTGCTCCCACGAAGCGAAGTGCCGACGACCTGAACCTCGGCCCCTGACAGAGGTCGGCCCGCGGTGTCGGTGACGAATGCCACCACGATAGAAGTCTGGTCCTGGAGCTGCTGCGCCTGCACGCTTGCCGGCCGCATGGCAGCGAGTGCCACGAGCGCCAGAAAAAGGCGCGCGACGGGTGGTGGGAATCCGAAACCGCGTGGTGTGGCTCTCATGTGCGGCTCTACGTCAGCTCTTTCTCTAACGTAGGTACCGTACCAAGGGCCCGCAACGGCCAGATTGGCTGGCGGGAGCGGGGCGTGTCGACGGCCTTCTATCTGGACCGGGGACCGATCGATACCGAGACAATGAAGGACCGCCCGGCCCCCGGCTCGAACGCCACCGGCACGCCGTTCACGATGTCCGGATTCACGAATGCGGATCCGATGTAACGCTGATCGGTCAGGTTCTCGACGGCGAGAAACGCCTTGAGGGACAGATTACCAAACGAGATTCCGCTTGCCGTTGATACGGTCGCCCCGAACGTCCGATATCCGGGCACGGCAACCATGTTCGCGTCGTCCACGAAATAGTCTCCGACACCGCGCATGCTGACCTGGAGGCGGAGCGGAATGTTCTCGCTCACCGACCTGCCCGCGGTCAGATTGTAGAACAAGCCCGGGATTCCGGCGACGTCGTTGTCGGCGTAATCCGCCGACCTGCCTGGCCGGCCGTAGTGAACGGAATCGACCGTGTAGTGGATGTAGCGGTTCTGCGACATCGTAACGCTCCCCGTAAGCTCGAGATCGCTCCCCCCAAGCACCGACGCCCCAAGCTCGGCTCCTCTCCGCCGCACTTTCCCGGCGGTGAAGTAGAATCTTCCGCCCCGGTACGGAACGATCTCGTTCGCAACGTCTATTTGATAGAGCGCGATGTCATATGAGACCGCCGAGATGCTGCCGCCGGAGAGCGGAAGCATGTGTCTCGTTCCGACTTCGTAGCTCGTCGAGCGGATCGGGTCGAGGAGAGGATTTATTGCGGTGACGGTGTCCTGCCCGAAGGTCGAAGCGGGATCGGTCTCGTTGCCGGCCGGGGCCTCGACTCCCCCGCCGACGTTGGCGTAGAAGCTGTGTGCGGGTGTGACGCGGAAGTTGACGCCGACCTTGGGCGAGATACGGGCGAAATCCTTCGCGTCGTTCAGCCGCGGATCCATGAAGCTTCGATAGTCGTAGCGGATCTGGTCCCAGCGCGCGCCGATGTCGGCGCCCAGCCGGTCTCCGAAAAGAAAGGATTGCTGGAGGAAGACGCCGGTGTTCATCGCCGCCTCTCCCTTGTTATCGCGGAGCTCCGTTCCGCGCTTGCCGTCGCTGGTGAGCGAGTAGAACAGGATGGTTCCGTTCTGGTATGCGCGATCGGCCCCGGCTACCGTGCTGGCCGAAATACCCGGCTGGATTTCGTAGCCCGCCCGATATATCGCGTTTCCGCCCAGGTGATACCGGTTGAAGTCGCGGAATGTCCCGCGCTCGGAGCGCTGGAGCACCTTGGGATTCACGAACAGCATTCCGGACAGCGAGCTCGCCTCGCTGAGCGCGTGGCGAAGCGAGACACCGATGCGGCCGACGCGATTGTAGCGTCTTTCGTCACGCGCCGCGTAAGTCGCGTTAGCACCCCGCGGATCGGAATTCACCTCGGCCAGCGTCAGAGGGCCCGGAATATGGAAAAGATCGTTGGCCGCGGAAATGAACAAGCCGAAGTCCGTGGATTCTCCGAGCGGGGACGTCATGGACACGTTGACGAGGGCGCGCCGGCTGTCGGAGTGCGCGCGATATCCCTCCTGCATCGTGTTCGTGAATGTGAGTGCGAGCGCGGCGGGGCCGAGATGGGTGCCTCCCTGAAGGGAGGTGCGCAGGAATCCGTAGCTGCCCGCCATCTGCTGTGCGGTCGCGAAGGAGCCATGGAACTCGGGAACCGTGCTGATGTTTATCACTCCGCCGCCGGCATTCCCCCACAGAGCGGAGGCATTGGATCGGACGACCTCGATCCTGTTCGCGGCGGCGAGGTCCACCATGTCGAACGAAGTCCGGCCGTCGGGCTCGGTCTCGGGAATGCCGTCAATCAGGACGCGGATGCCGCGCGACGTTCCAGCATTGGAGCGATCGCCCGCGCCGCGCGCGCCGAAGCCGCGAATGGTGAGCCGGATGTCGCTGGCTCCATACCTGGACTGCGCGAATACGCCGGGCACGGATGACAATGCTTCGTCGAGCGAATAGCCGCGCTTGTTCTCGAGCTGCGGCCGGCCGACGACCGTAACTGCCAACGGAGTGGAGAATATGGAAGTTGTCTGACGGGTAGCGATGATGGTCACGGGCGCCAGGCGCACCCGGGCGGAATCAGTGGAATCGGCGGGCGCGGCCTGAGCGCTCGCGCGCACCGGAAGCACCACGCCGGCAGCGAGAAGGACGAGGGACAAAAATCTCATGATCGATCGGGTATGAAAGCATTGCGGGCACGGACCTTCATCCGTGCCCGCAATGTGTCTGCACGCGTCGGATTCAGTCGAGCCGTACCGCTAGTTGAACGTGTACCTCACGCCGAGCTGCACCCTGAAGACATCCCCAATGCCGGCGGTCTTTTCCAGGGAAGTTGTCATCAGCTCATTGTTTATCGTGCGAAGCCTGTACTGCGCCCGTCCCTGGGCGTCGGCAGCACCGCCCTGGGTGCTGGACGGCACGATCAAGGGTTGTGTGTTGACGAAACGCTGGCCGACGCCCCAGTTCTTGTTGAGCAGATTGCCGACGTTGAGGATGTCGGCTCTGATCTGGAGAGAGTTCCGCTTGCCGGCCAGATCGGTAAAGACTTCCTGCGCGATGCTGAAATCCGCGCGGTTCACCATCGGCAGGAAGACCGCACCGCGTACCGCATACTGGCCGCGATGCGATTTCAGATAGTCGTCCTGCCCTATGTAGGCTTCCCACGCCGCCGCCTGCTGGGCGGAGGTGAACGTCTTGGCCGACGCACCCGATCCCGAGGTGAACTGCTGGAAGTTCATCTCGGAAATGTCGCGGGGGATGTAGATCAGGTCATTGCTGAATCCGCCATCGCCATTGAGGTCGCCGGAATAGGTATAGCCCGCGTTACCGATGGTAGCCGCCTGCCAGAACATGGAAAGCGTGGTAGCGCCGAAGCGGAAATATTCCCGCCGATAGGACGCGGCGGTGAAGAGCCGGTGGCCCGGTGATGCACCAGAAAAGCCAAGTCCCGGATTGTTTGGATCCCCAGCGTGCTGATTGTTGTTCCAAGACCCGAAGGCGATCGAGCCGGGGTCAACAGTGTTCTTCGCCTCGCCGTAGCTGTACGCGCCCTTGATGTAGAGCCCGTTGCTGAAAGGCTTTTCCAGCGAGCCGGCAATGTTCCACGAGCGGCCCTCGTTGGCATTTTTCAGGACCACCGCGTTTGCCACGTTGGAGTTGATGCGGTTGCTCGTAGTCCACCGCGGGCGGTTGTCCGCTCCACTGAACTGCGTGTTGGACGGGGCGAGATTGGCATTTATGTAATAGATGCCGTTGACATCGCGATTGTAGAGAAACTCCGCAGTTCCGATCAACCCGAACGGCAGCCTCTGATCCACAGCAAGGTCGGTTCTCCACAACTGAGGGAACTTGAAATCGGGATCGGTCAGAGCGAGCTCATAGCTGGATGCCGGAGCTCCCGTAACGTTCGTCGGCTTGTAATGATTCGGATCGGGATTGAACGGCCGCGTCTTCGTGTTGCTCAGATCCTGGAAGCCGGTGAGGACTCCAGTATTGCCGATCTGGTTTGAGATCCACACATACGCCGGACGTCCCGTGAACACGCCCGTGCCACCGCGGATCTGCGTGCTGCGATCGCCGCGAATGTCCCAGTTGAAGCCCAGGCGAGGGGAGAACAGAAGCTTCGGATCGGGCAGCTTGCCCGTCGAATACTTGACTGTTTTCCCGTTCTCGTCCCTGAACGACAGCGCGTCGGCGCTCGGGTTGTCAAACGCGGTATTTCCGAAGAACGGCACGTCGACCCTCAGGCCGACGTTGACCTTGAGGTTCGGCATTACCCGCCACTCGTCCTGCCCGTAGAGTCCCGTGTATACGACATCCAGCGGCTGCAAGGGCTTCTCGCTGCCCGGGATATTGTTCCACCGCACCTGGAATCGCCGCAGGGTGACCGGAGAGAGGGTACGATTCGGATTCGCAAGGTAGTCGTTCGCGTCGGTGTAGAAGTCCGCGAGCGAGTTGTAGATGTAGACGCTCTGAGAGCCTGGGAAGAACACGTTCTCCGAGTGATACTTCTCCGCGGTCACGCCGAATGTGAGGTCGTGATTGACGCCGTAACGGGTGAGGTTGTCCTGGAACTGGTACGTGCCGTAGCGAAGCTCGTTGCTCGGCGTGAACGGCTCAAAGCCAAAGGACGTGTAGGTGGAACCACTTTCAAGCACATCGACCAGCGGGAAGAACGTGCCTCTCGACGCGCGGCTCTCGTCCTGGTACGTGTAGCCCGCAATCAGGTTGTTCGCCATGTTGGAGCCGATCGTAGAGTTCAGCTCACCGACGATGGATCGGATGTTCTCCAGAATCTGGTAATTCGAGTTCTGGAAATTCAGGCTGGTGGTGTTGCTACGTCTGCTGCCGAAGCCCAGCGACGACGAGTTGGACTCCAGTACATCGGTGTGAGAGTCGAGATGGTTGTAGCGGAGACTCACCTTGTTCCGCTCGTTAAGGTTGAGGTCGAGCTTGCCCAGGAACCTCATCGCGGGCGTCTCGCCGCTGTAACCCTGATACGGCCCCGGATCGTAGTTGAGCTTGGACTTGAGGAAGGCGGAGAGAGCGTCGAGATCGGAAGCCTTTACTCTCGTGACGCTTCCCCCTACTGTCTCGGTGCCGGTATTCGCCCTGAACGTGGTTCCCGGCTCGGTCAGCCCTTCATTCTCGTAAGTCAGGAAGTAGAAGAGCTTGTTCTTGATGACGGGCCCCGCCACCCAGCCGCCGATATTGTTGTAGTTGAAGGTGCCCGGGTCGAACTTCTGCGAGCCCGCCTTGGTGCCGACGAAGCTCTCGTCGCGCTTCGAATAGTAGAGCGAGCCGCGCAAGTTGTTGGTTCCGCTTCGGGTCACAGTATTGATCGCGGCACCGATGAAATTGCCTTGGCGCACATCGAACGGAGCGACGTTGACCTGGACCTGCTCGACTGCAGCGAGGGATATCGGAGCGACGCCCGTCCGGTCGCCGGGGGTGCTGGCGAGGCCGAACGAGTTGTTGAAGTAGGATCCGTCAACGGTGATGTTATTGAGCCGGCTGTCCTGTCCGGCGAAGGACATTCCGCCGCCGGACTGGGGCGTCAGGCGAACGACCGACTCGAGTCTCCCCGAAATGGTGGGAAGAGTCGCGAGCGCTTCCCGGCTGACGAAAGTTGCGGCCCCGGTTCTCGACTCGCTGAACGTCTCGCTGCTCCCGGTGACCGTCACGTCACCCAGCTGCGTCGCGGCCTCACGCATCACGAACTGCAGATCCGTCGAAACACCGAGGGTCAGGAATACATCTTGTTGCATCTCGCTCTGGAGACCGATGAAAGCCGCAGTAACTCTGTAAGGCCCGCCCACTCTCATTCCCGCGAGAGTAACGCGACCATCGGCCCGCGTGCGTCCCTGATACCGTGATCCTGACGGCTCGTGCACCGCCGTCACACGCACGTCCGGTCGCGGTTGACCCTGGGCGTCCCTGACGATCGCGCTGATAGCAGAGGTTGTGACACCCTGCGCCGCGACCGACGTGCACGGTACGATCACAAGTAATGCCGCGATTGCGGTAAATAACGAACGCCTTCGAATCATAGACTTAGGCTCCTGTACGAACGGAACGGGTTAAGGGACGTCTGACCAGGAAGGAGGGCAGAGTGTGTAGTCAGCGGCGGGTTCCGAATCGCGTAAAAATATCCCGCGGGACCCATCCCGGCAAGCAAGAAATCGGGTCGCCAGGTAACGCTCCGGCAACAGTGCCGCGGACAGGATTATCCCCGCGCTCGATTCGGCCGCCGTCCCACAGTCATATAGTAGACGGGAATTCCCGCGACGATGCCGCCGAGGACTCCGAGAGTCGGCCACCGGCTCGACGGATCGAGGATCGCGTTCACGAGGAGAAGCACGGTTGACACGATGAAAAGCAGCGGCACGACAGGGTATCCCGGGACCCTGAACGACGGATCATAATCCGGCCTCTTCCGCAGCACGAACACGGACGCCACCGCCAGCGCGTAGAACGGGACGATCGCCGTCACGAAGGCATCCGCCAGCTGCTCGAACGTCCCGGCCAGTACGAAGATCGCCGCCAGGATCGCTACGACCGTGATGGACACGTAGGGAGTCCGGAAGCGCGGATGCACCTTCGCCATCCCACCGAAGAGCAACCGGTCTTCGGCCATCGCAAAGAGAATCCTCGGCCCGGTGAACATCGAGCCATTGAGGCCGCCGAAGGTCGAGATCATCACCACCGTCGCGACGAATGCGACGCCGGTGCGCCCGAGAAGCCGGTCAGCGACGTCCGCCGCCACGAGCTTGGACGTCCGGATCTCCTCGACGGGAAGGACCGCGAGGTAGCCAAGGTTGGCGAGCAGATAGATGACGATGATGCCGCTCGTGCCGAAGATCAGGGCGCGAGGGAGATTGCGCCGCGGATTCTCCACCTCGCCCGCGACGAAGCTCAAATCCGCCCACCCGTCGTAGACCCACAGCACCGAGACCAGCGCCAGCCCGAAGCCAGCAAGAGTGAAGCTGCCCGATGGCGCGACCGGAACATAGTGACCCCCTGTCTGCGGCAATCCCATCCCGAATGCGAGCACCACGATGAACAGAAGACCACCGACCTTCGCCAGGGTCGTGAGATTCTGCACGGTTCCCGCCGTGCGCACCCCCACATAATTGAATGCCGCTGTGATCAGGATCGCCGCCGCGGCAACGTAGTGCACATATGCCGAGTAGGGCGCGACTCCCGGATCGTGCCCGGTGACTCTGATGAAATACTCGGCGAAAGTCGTCGAGATCGCCCCAAGCGCAGCGGCGCGGATCATCACCAGCTCCGACCATCCGAACAGAAAGGCGCAGAGACGGCCCCATGCTTCCCTGATGAAGACGTACACCCCGCCCGTCTTCGGAAACGCGCTCGCCGCCTCGGCAAGCGTAAGCGCACCGCACAGTGCGAAGATGCCGCCCACCAGCCATACGCTCAGAAGCGGGAGCGGTCCGGGCAATCTGTTGGCGATGCCCGCGGGCGATCTGAATATCCCGGAGCCGATGGTGGAGCCGACCAGTATCGCGACAGCCGTCCACAGTCCGATGCGACGCGGCAGGCCGTCGGGAGTGCTGATGTCGGGCGATGTTTGCGGCGCGTCCGCTGTGCGAATAGCGGAGGAAACGCTCGGAATCGGCTCTGTCATGCGCAAACGGTACTGCAAAGCGTTCGGGTGCGCGAGTAGTTTTACCCGCGATGAACACACTCCCCGTGGGAGCGAGCGGCTCTGTATCACACTGACGGAATAGCTCACACGCTTGCTGAGCCGATCTTCTGGATCTCCGCAGCGCTGTGTCTGATCGCCGAGCTGGCGATTCTGCGCGCCGCGTTCACTCCGCGTAGCGACGACGGCTGGTCGGGGCCGATCCCGCATTCACCCCGCGGCGCGGAGATGATGTGGGCCGTCATTCCCGCGATCGCGCTCATTTTCCTGTTCGCCGCCACGTGGCGCGCGATTCACTGATAAATCGCCAATGCAAACACTGAAGCGTCTATCCGCAGTCGCACTCGTACTCGCGTTCGCCGAGATCGTTTTCGGCGCCATCGTCCGGATCACGGGATCGGGAATGGGATGCGGCGAACACTGGCCGAAGTGCGCCGGGCTGTGGTTCCCTCCGCACGACCGCATGGACCTGATCATCGAGATCACGCACCGATACATCGCGCTCGGTCTGTCGCTCGTGATCGTCGCGCTGCTCGTGGCGGCGTTCACGCGGCGCAATGAGCCGGGAGTCGCCGGAAAGGGCGGAGTGCTGCGCCCGGCAACTCTCGCCGGGACGCTGGTCGTAGCCGCCGCGCTCCTCGGCGCGGTCACGGTGAAGATGGCGCTCAATCCGCTCGTCATCGCGTCGCATCTCACTATCGCGATGTCACTTCTGGCGACGCTCGCGGTAGCTCTTGGCCGCGCTGGCGGTCTGGGAGCGAACGCCGATCTGACAGGCGGGACACAGCGGACCTTCAGATCGGCGAGAGGCGCCGTCGGGCTCGCCATCGTTACGCTGGTGCTCGGCGCGCTCACAGCGAATCTTCCGGACGCAGCGGCGTCGTGCGGCGGCTTTCCGTGGTGCCGCACGATCAACTTCGGCGGGACGGCTCTCTGGGTGAACATCATCCACCGAATCATCGCGTTCGCGCTTTTCGGTCATCTGTGGAGAATGGCTGTCATGGCGGGCAAGCGCCACGATCCGGCCATCGTCGTACGGGCGGCGCGGTTCGCGTTCGCCGCGGCGGTACTGCAGGTGCTCGTCGCCGCGGCGATGGTCGAGATGCATTTCCCGGCGTACCTCAGATCGCTGCACCAGGCGGCGGGCACACTGGTGTGGCTGGCAGTCGTCATACTCGCGATCGTCGCGACGCGAGCCAGACGCTTCGCCGAATCGCAACCCGTGGTGCGAGCAGCGGCTTGACATCTGCGCAGGTGACGCCGGCGGCGGAGCGCTCGCTGCTCCAGGACCTGGTGATGCTCACCAAGCCGAGGATCATCTCGCTGCTGCTGGTGACCACCATCGCGCCGATGTTCGTAGCGGGCAGTCCCGGCTGGCTGCTGGTGCTCATCGTGGGCATTGGCGGATACCTGATGGCCGGCGGCGCCAACGCGGTGAACATGTACATGGACCGCGACATAGACGACAGGATGGCCCGCACGCGGCTGCGTCCCATCCCGAGCGGGCGCATGAGCGGAATCTCCGTGCTCGCCTTCGGCGTCGCGCTGGCGACTGCGGCGACGTTCCTGTTCGCGTACTTCGTCAACGTCCTCTCCGCGGCGCTGGCACTGGGCGGATTCTACTTCTATGTCTTCATCTATACGCGTTGGCTGAAGAGGACGACGCCGCAGAACATCGTCATCGGCGGGGCCGCGGGAGCGTTCCCGCCCCTCGTCGGGTGGGCGGCGATGACCGGCGGCATTGATCTCGTCGCTGTTTATCTCTTTCTGATTGTGTTCTACTGGACGCCACCGCACTTCTGGGCGCTGGCGCTGCTGAAGCAGGGGGATTACGCCAGGGCCGGCGTACCGATGGCGCCGCTCGTGTGGGGCGAGCGCGAGACGATGAACCAGATGCTGTGGTACACGCTGATCCTCATCCCGCTGACCGTGCTGCCCTTCACCTTCGGCGCGTTCGGACTGCTGTATCTGGTTTCGGCCGTGCTGCTCGGGCTGATACTTCTCGTGGGAGTCGTGCGGATGCGTGCCGCGAGGGAATGGACTGCTCCCGCGTGGTGGGTTTACAAGTATTCCCTGCTCTATCTCGCGCTCCTCTTCGTGGCCATGGCGGCTGACCGCAAGCTGGCCGGTCACGACGTGA
It encodes:
- a CDS encoding ABC transporter permease, translated to MDAEHRIRLARRDPFREGPHLTRALKTLFARIGERGYFLRDIGRGFRDPKTYGAETIRQMRNIGVDSLPLAAIVAAFIGAVTAFQTRYQLFGGVQLSVVGLISRQSIILELGPLLTALVLTGRVGARITAEIGTMRVTEQIDALETLAYDPIAYLVVPRLIAAIIMVPILTILANAIGVGTAFMTAVLATDVTSAAFSEGLRLAFAPFQIVYSIIKATAFGGAIAFFCSYEGYNTTAGAEGVGRSTAQAVVITSVAILVLDALTALLLAPYLQA
- a CDS encoding MlaD family protein; translated protein: MKKRDDVLVGIVMAVALIVAIIGSLWLARGGLSKGYALYAKFPWSSGLKQGQPVLLAGVNVGYVDQVELRQDGTVLTTFRVGDQYKVPQGTVATVIPNGIFGDMAIALTPRTPNSLFIPKNDTVAVGPSAPGLAQLTGKADSISTSVNAITTALQKELVASGGITDLRRSLAASNQLMVSMNRLVSEFSVIAAEQNRQLTATQVSLRSATSGVDSAKIDSTLRNVRETSANMAVLTADFRKTSTRLDSIVNKVNQGTGTVGLALNDPGAYNDVRALIQHMDSILVDLKRNPRRYINLKIF
- a CDS encoding carboxypeptidase-like regulatory domain-containing protein translates to MRATPRGFGFPPPVARLFLALVALAAMRPASVQAQQLQDQTSIVVAFVTDTAGRPLSGAEVQVVGTSLRGSTDDAGRVVLVAVPTGKAVLRIRRLGFSELSIPISVTPGVSRDARYQLKSVAADLKKVVVRASALKPERYARTGRFDDFYRRRSQGLGTFLTREIIDARNAQKSEDLLRMVTGVRVRYRGNTPSVQFLRCETVNVYIDGIRSHDPFRDYFSLSPLDIEAIEVYHGIATVPPEFSPNPNDCAAIVVWTRWHG
- a CDS encoding TonB-dependent receptor, with product MRFLSLVLLAAGVVLPVRASAQAAPADSTDSARVRLAPVTIIATRQTTSIFSTPLAVTVVGRPQLENKRGYSLDEALSSVPGVFAQSRYGASDIRLTIRGFGARGAGDRSNAGTSRGIRVLIDGIPETEPDGRTSFDMVDLAAANRIEVVRSNASALWGNAGGGVINISTVPEFHGSFATAQQMAGSYGFLRTSLQGGTHLGPAALALTFTNTMQEGYRAHSDSRRALVNVSMTSPLGESTDFGLFISAANDLFHIPGPLTLAEVNSDPRGANATYAARDERRYNRVGRIGVSLRHALSEASSLSGMLFVNPKVLQRSERGTFRDFNRYHLGGNAIYRAGYEIQPGISASTVAGADRAYQNGTILFYSLTSDGKRGTELRDNKGEAAMNTGVFLQQSFLFGDRLGADIGARWDQIRYDYRSFMDPRLNDAKDFARISPKVGVNFRVTPAHSFYANVGGGVEAPAGNETDPASTFGQDTVTAINPLLDPIRSTSYEVGTRHMLPLSGGSISAVSYDIALYQIDVANEIVPYRGGRFYFTAGKVRRRGAELGASVLGGSDLELTGSVTMSQNRYIHYTVDSVHYGRPGRSADYADNDVAGIPGLFYNLTAGRSVSENIPLRLQVSMRGVGDYFVDDANMVAVPGYRTFGATVSTASGISFGNLSLKAFLAVENLTDQRYIGSAFVNPDIVNGVPVAFEPGAGRSFIVSVSIGPRSR
- a CDS encoding carboxypeptidase regulatory-like domain-containing protein, which translates into the protein MIRRRSLFTAIAALLVIVPCTSVAAQGVTTSAISAIVRDAQGQPRPDVRVTAVHEPSGSRYQGRTRADGRVTLAGMRVGGPYRVTAAFIGLQSEMQQDVFLTLGVSTDLQFVMREAATQLGDVTVTGSSETFSESRTGAATFVSREALATLPTISGRLESVVRLTPQSGGGMSFAGQDSRLNNITVDGSYFNNSFGLASTPGDRTGVAPISLAAVEQVQVNVAPFDVRQGNFIGAAINTVTRSGTNNLRGSLYYSKRDESFVGTKAGSQKFDPGTFNYNNIGGWVAGPVIKNKLFYFLTYENEGLTEPGTTFRANTGTETVGGSVTRVKASDLDALSAFLKSKLNYDPGPYQGYSGETPAMRFLGKLDLNLNERNKVSLRYNHLDSHTDVLESNSSSLGFGSRRSNTTSLNFQNSNYQILENIRSIVGELNSTIGSNMANNLIAGYTYQDESRASRGTFFPLVDVLESGSTYTSFGFEPFTPSNELRYGTYQFQDNLTRYGVNHDLTFGVTAEKYHSENVFFPGSQSVYIYNSLADFYTDANDYLANPNRTLSPVTLRRFQVRWNNIPGSEKPLQPLDVVYTGLYGQDEWRVMPNLKVNVGLRVDVPFFGNTAFDNPSADALSFRDENGKTVKYSTGKLPDPKLLFSPRLGFNWDIRGDRSTQIRGGTGVFTGRPAYVWISNQIGNTGVLTGFQDLSNTKTRPFNPDPNHYKPTNVTGAPASSYELALTDPDFKFPQLWRTDLAVDQRLPFGLIGTAEFLYNRDVNGIYYINANLAPSNTQFSGADNRPRWTTSNRINSNVANAVVLKNANEGRSWNIAGSLEKPFSNGLYIKGAYSYGEAKNTVDPGSIAFGSWNNNQHAGDPNNPGLGFSGASPGHRLFTAASYRREYFRFGATTLSMFWQAATIGNAGYTYSGDLNGDGGFSNDLIYIPRDISEMNFQQFTSGSGASAKTFTSAQQAAAWEAYIGQDDYLKSHRGQYAVRGAVFLPMVNRADFSIAQEVFTDLAGKRNSLQIRADILNVGNLLNKNWGVGQRFVNTQPLIVPSSTQGGAADAQGRAQYRLRTINNELMTTSLEKTAGIGDVFRVQLGVRYTFN
- a CDS encoding amino acid permease → MTEPIPSVSSAIRTADAPQTSPDISTPDGLPRRIGLWTAVAILVGSTIGSGIFRSPAGIANRLPGPLPLLSVWLVGGIFALCGALTLAEAASAFPKTGGVYVFIREAWGRLCAFLFGWSELVMIRAAALGAISTTFAEYFIRVTGHDPGVAPYSAYVHYVAAAAILITAAFNYVGVRTAGTVQNLTTLAKVGGLLFIVVLAFGMGLPQTGGHYVPVAPSGSFTLAGFGLALVSVLWVYDGWADLSFVAGEVENPRRNLPRALIFGTSGIIVIYLLANLGYLAVLPVEEIRTSKLVAADVADRLLGRTGVAFVATVVMISTFGGLNGSMFTGPRILFAMAEDRLLFGGMAKVHPRFRTPYVSITVVAILAAIFVLAGTFEQLADAFVTAIVPFYALAVASVFVLRKRPDYDPSFRVPGYPVVPLLFIVSTVLLLVNAILDPSSRWPTLGVLGGIVAGIPVYYMTVGRRPNRARG